The sequence TGGAAACTTCGATGGGTTTATTGGAGCTAAAATCACCTCAAACAAACCGATTAATGTTACCAATGGAAATTTCAACGGCCAATATGCAGGAAATTTCCCTACCAGTTCTGATATTTTAATGGATCAGGCTGTACCTGTTGACAGGCTTGGAAGTGAATTTGCTCTCGTTAAAGGTAACGGAAGTATTGGAGCCAATATGGAAGGAGCTGTGATTATTGCTACCCAGGACAATACCCAGATCTATGTAAACAATGAATTAACCCCTATCGCTACACTAAACACCGGTAAATACTTTGTAATTCCTGATACTAAATACAGCCTTCAAGGCGGCGGTCACTATAATTTATACATCAAAACCTCTAAGAATGCGTATGTTTACCAGATCTTAGCAGGAGATTCAAATACAGGAAATGAAGTGGCTACTGGAGGTTTCAATTTTATTCCTTCATTAAATTGCTATCTTCCCAAGCAGATCAATGAACTTGGCCTTATCAATGAAAACTTTGTACATTCCAATATAAATCCATCAGGCGTTCTCAATATTCCCACAAAACTGAATCTTGTTACAGAAAAGGGAGCTATAGTCACCGTAAATGGAGGCACTCCACCTGCCTCTACAGGACCTTACAATATGACAGGTACCAACAATTGGGTTACTTATGGAATTCCCAATGTTACAGGAACAATAACAATCGTGTCCAGTAAAGCTATTACTGCGGGAATCACTGCTGGAAGTGATGCAGTAGGATACGGAGGTTTCTTTGCAGGGTTTCCTACCCAACCTGTTATTTTAAAAACAGGAGGTTCATGTATTCCTGGAATTGAGCTTACTATAGATCCCATCATTTATGATACCTATCAATGGTACAGAAACGGGATCGCAATTTCCGGAGCGAATAGCTCTTCAATAGCTCCTACCCAATCCGGATATTATACTTGCTCTGTGACCATGGGAAGTTGCGCTCCTTTGGTTACTGAACAATATAAAGTAACAAACTGTATGAAGCTGACAACAACATCTTATGATGTATGTTCTTCACAAACAATTACTCCAGCCTTCAGTAATTCAACACAAACTCCTGTACCATCTACTGTAACCATTACTTCTCCACCTGCGTTAGGTACTGCAGTCATAAATCCTGTTACCGGAATCATTACCTATACAGTAAATACTCCCGGCACAGCTGGGAATGATACATTTACCTATACTTTCTGTGGAAATGATCCTGATTTCCCTGACTGTGAAACAGTAACCGTAAATATCAATATTAAAGCGATAATAGCTACCAATGCTGTATTATTTGCCTGTGATGTAAATGGAAAAGGAACATTTAACCTTACAACCGCCAGTGTAACAACAAACAATCCTGTTACTAAAACCTATTATCCAACCCTGGCAGATGCACAAACAGAAAATCCGGCAGCCCAAATCACTACTCCCAATGCCTATTCCGCAGCAAATGGTACAATCATCTATGTGGTAATCAAAAATGCACTTGGGTGTAAAAGTATTGCCCAAATAACATTAAGTTTTTATAATAAAGCCATTGTACCAGATAATTATAATGGGACATTCTGCGATGATAATTTTGACGGAACTGTAAATATAACCCTCACTAACATCACCCCTATTGTTCTTAATAATCCGAATTATTTTACCGTAAGATACTATGCCAATTTAGCTGATGCCAATGCAGGAAATGCTAATACTTTGGCTAATAACTGGAGTTATAGTACAACCACAACAATCTATATTAGAGTAGATTCTCCTGACGGATGTTCTCCTGCCGTTAAGCCTTTACAATTCAGTATTGGAGACAGAATAAAACTGGCTAGTAAGGCAGTAATAGAAAGTGTATGTGATGATGACCTGGATGGAATAAAAACAGTAAATCTTTCCCAATTCATTCCGATGTTTACTGTAGATCCAAATGTAACTTTTACCTTTCATGGAAGTCTAGCTGATGCCCAAAACAATTCAAATCCATTGGCTTCAGCCGTAAATATTACCACTCCACAGACATTTTATATCCGTTTTGAAAAAAATGGGGTTTGTCCGGAAGTGGCCTCTATTCAAATCACCATTAAAATTCCTAAAACATCACCCATTCTTACAGATCAGGTGATTTGCCCTAAAACAAACACAACCTTGAATGCAGGCCCGGGATTTGATAAATACTTGTGGAGTACCGGTGCCACTACACCTTCCATTACTAATGTGCCTGCGGGAAGCTATTGGGTGGAACTTACCGCTAATGGATGTACTTATAAACAGTCTGTGAATGTAACAGAATATACACTCCCAATCATCACTTCTATTGAAATTGATGGAACAACAGTGAAAATTGGTGTAAGTGGTGGTAACCCACCTTATGAATACTCTTTGGATGGTGTTGTATGGCAAGCTTCGAATATTTTCTATGATGTACCAAGAGGTCCCCATTATGTAGTGGTAAGAGACTCTAAAATGTGTGGAGAAGTGAAAAAAGAATTTGCTATTATTAATCTTATCAATACTATTACCCCAAATGGAGACGGACGCAATGAGCAAATAGACTATTCCGCTTTAATGTCTAATGAGAATCTTGTATTCAGAATCTTCGACAGATATGGAGCTGAAATCTTCCGAGGAACTCGTGAAAACCGATTCACCTGGGATGGAAGAGTGGGTGGCAGATATACCCCTACAGCTACTTATTGGTACTTTATCAGCTGGACAGAATATGGTTCAACAGTTTCAATAAAATACTCAAGCTGGTTACTGGTAAGACATAGATAAAAAATATAAATATTGAAAGAGAGTAATATTCCTTCAACTTTTTATGATATATCTCAGCTTAAGATTAAATTAAAAATTGGTTTATAACATTCATTAACAATTCAATACTAAAGTTTAATATAACTTTAACCACTATTCATTATCTAAATAAGCACGAATTGCTGTATTTCTATGTAATTTTGCCAATTATATGAAGAAACTGTTTACACTTCTGCTACTGATTTTTCTTGCAAAAATCAATGCTCAAATATATTCCGGTGAGGTATTTCTAAGGGATAACTCTATCCTTTATCTCAACCAGGTTTATGTTACCAATCTTAATACCCAAAAAACCGTTCTTGCTGATTTCAACGGCAATTTCAATGTTCCGGCTAATACTGGCGATGTTATCCGTTTTACATCCATTGTTACGGAAAGAAAAGATATTAAGATGACTCCTCAGCTATTAGGACAGAAAAATCTTGTAGAATTGAAAATAGCCTATTATGAGATTCAGGAAATTGTGCTCAGCAGATTTAAGCCTACAGGAAACTTAAGATATGATGTAAATTCTCTCAGAAAAGAAGATAAAGCCCTTGCGATTAAAAAAGTCATCGGACTTCCTGAACCTAAAGGAGACGGAACCCCTCCTGAGCTTCCCGTTGCAGGATTAAGGGATGGTGGACTTACCTTCAGCCTTGAAAGTATCTATGATATGCTTTCCGGTGAAAGAAAGAAGAAACAACGTTATCAGGCTTACGAGAATATGAATACCTCTATCACCCAGGTTAAAAATTATTTAGGGAAAGACTATTTTGCTAAATTTAAAATACCTGAAAATCTAATCGATAACTTTTTACAGTTTGTGTATACTTCCGAAAATATTCAGCCTTATGTATTGGCTGGAAACTTTGAAGCCATCAAAATTCCTATAGAAAAATATATGCCTATCTACCAAAAGAGATTAAGAAGCTCACATCTCCAGGAAGTTATAGCACCCCAGCAGACCGAGAAATAACAATTCACATTTATACAAAAATCCATGTAGTTTTACATGGATTTTTCTTTTACAACAATGCAGGCAGCCATTGTCAATCATTCACTTTTCACATAAAACATTTCATTTATATTCAAAAATATGTTTAATTTTATATCACGATAATGTGTTTAAAATAAAAACAATACTATTTCGTTATCCTACTAAAGACTAATTGACCCAAACACAAATTAAGAAAAAGTACCTGATTTTTAACTTAATCTTATATTAATGAAAAAAATACTTTTACTTCTTGCCTCGGTCTTGTTTTTCAGCGTGTATGCCCAAAAGAAGGGAAAAGATTACAGCCAAATTCTGAAAAGCAATAATATATATGAAATCAACGCATTCTTAAGAGACGCTCACCCTGATGATCCCAGAAGATCCGTCCTGAAGCCAAGAGTTATGGAAATGATGAAAGAATACATCAAAAATGCTCATCCTGAAGATCAGAAAGTGAAAGACATGCAGGAAATGCTGGCCTTATTAAGAAGAAGACCTTCTACAAAGATCACCTTTGATGAAATGAATGCCATTATCAAACAGAAACAGATTGCCAAATATAAAGCCGAACTTGCTGCCAAAAAATCAACAGAAACTTATACTCCAAGCAACGCTCAAAATACATTTGTGGTGAACACAGCTGCTAATGCTGCAATTCCCAATGCAGAAGCCGAGGAATTTAATATGCTCATGAACATCTCTCCTATTGAACATCAAAATAAAACCGTTAAAATCCTTAATTCCTTATTTGACAATGATCCCAATGCTAAAGAATGTATTATTCTTATTCAAAATCAATCTGACTGCAATATTATTGTAAGGATGGAAAGTGTTGGTACAATTAAATACAGACTCGCTGTTCCAGCTCATAAAGACAACTCCATCGTAGTAGAAAAAGGACAGTATCTTTTCACAAGTTTGGTATGTGGTGCACAGTATGCATCACAAAAAACTATTCAAAAGCCAATTATGGTTGCTTTAGGCAGCGCAACAACAAAATAATCAAAAGAATATCATAGTTTCACCATAGGTCTTTTAACTTTAAAAGACCTCAATTCTGTGTAAATTTTATTACTTTTGCAGTCATTTTACACATGACTCAATGGGCAAGAATAAATTAGCAAGATTTGCAGAAAACAAGATACTACCGAATGTAATTCAACCAACAAGGGAAGATGCTTTAGAAGGCTTTGAACTTAAAGGAAAATGGAGAGAAAACTTCTTTAAAAATGACAACCCGATTGTTCTGGAGCTAGGCTGTGGAAAAGGAGAATACTCTGTAGGGTTAGCCAAAACATTTCCAGAAAAAAACTTTATTGGGATTGATATTAAAGGGGCAAGATTCTGGTTCGGAGCAAAAGAGGCAGTGGAAAACGGGATGACTAATGTTGCTTTTTTAAGATCACAGATCGAACTTGTAGATCATTTCTTTGCTGAAAATGAAGTGGATGAGATCTGGATTACCTTCCCGGATCCACAAATCAAATACAAAAGAACAAAACATAGATTGACACATCCGGACTTTTTAGCCCGTTATAAAAAGTTCCTGAAGCCAGGAGGAATTATCCATCTGAAAACTGACTCAGAATTCCTTCATGGATATACTCTAGGATATTTACAGGGAGCAGGATATGAAATCATAACCGCTCACCATGATATCTATGGAGCCCCGGAATATGACCCTAATACTCCCCATTTGAGAGATATCCAAACGTATTATGAACAGCTATTCTCAGCAAAAGGAAAAACAATAACTTATATAAAATTCCGAATCAACTGATGAAGTAAACTAAACACTATTGATGAAAAAAAAATTTTTGACGATTTTATTTTTCACTTTCCTTACCCCCGGCTTTACATCCGCACAAAAAGGCAGTAAAGACATTTTAAAAAGCACAAATATCAAGGAAATTGAAGAATATCTTAAGACCGCACACCCTGACGATCCTAAAAAAAGTGTGCTGAAACCTAAACTCATTGCTTTAAAAAACTCTGAGTGGACCAAAGGAGCACAGACTGCCAAACCTATGGAATCAAGGCCCATTATCGCAGATATCCCCAAAAATGCGATGAAAGACCCCAATTCTAATGAAGCGGAAGAATTTAGGCGTTTAATCGCCGAAACATCTACAGAACATAGAGAGAAAACTGAGCAGCTTCTCAATACAATGCTCAATGAGGATATTACCAAAAAAGAATCCATTCTTTTATTTAAGAATAATTCGGACTGCAATATTGTTCTCCGGATAGAAGGTAATGATTATTATAATCTTGCCGTTCCTGCTCATGGAGAAAACTTTATTATAATTAATAAAGGTTCCTATACGCTGAACAGTAATGTCTGTGACATGAAGTACTTCTCTCAAAAAGATATAAAAAGAAGTATCTTTGTAACCATAGATAATCCAGGTCAGCCAGGTGCTCAACAAGCCTCAGCCACAAAGGCACCCTCTGAAAAACCATTAAAAAAAAGAAAAAAATAAATGGGTATGAAAAAGTTATTAGTTCTGACAGGGATTTCAATGATCCTGACCAGTTGTAGTGTTAATTATGGAGGTTATCCCATTAGAAACCCCTATCCTACCAATACTGGCGGCGGCAGTGCGGCTAATACAGAGAGAGAATATAATGAACTGATGAAGACTCATAAACCTGAAACAGCTGAAGTATTGAGTGATCTTCTTAATAATGATGATCCCGGAAATCCTAGAACTTCCATCTCAGTGAATAATAATTCTTCGTGTAATATGGTATTAACAATAAGTGGGAACAATTTCTTCAAAAAAATTCCTATAGGAGCTGGAAAAACAGGCTATACAATGGTTGCTAAAAATCAAAACTACAGTTTGTCCGGTATGGTTTGTAATTCAAGATATCAATCCAGTAAGTTTATAACAACTTCTTATTCTATAACACTTAGAAACTAAAAATAGAACTGCAGAATTCTGCAGTTTTTTTTATTTTTAATCTTGTATACAAAGCAAACAGCATATATAGTTTTAAGATGCCTACTGTGTAGTTTGTAAATCAATGACTATAGATCAAAATGCAAATAAGATAAAATCAAAATATTATTATATAAATTACACAAAGTAATAAATATTTATATTTAAAAAATAATAATTGCGGTATCCGAAAAGCATATAGAGTAGGAAAAGCTAAAGCTAAAACTAAAACCATGAAAAATTTAAAAAAAATCTCAAGGAATGCCTTAAGAACAATTAAAGGAGGATTTAAACTATGTACTCAAGGCTGTAATACTGAAATAGGAGAAATATGCTGTGGAGTTGTATGTAAGGTGGGAGAAGTCCTAATACCTGCAGATCCTACAATTCCAACAATCGTTGTTTGCCCAAAGAGATAATAATAAGTATTCAATAAAAAAACGCTGGACCGAAATCCAGCGTTTTTTCTATAGTAAAGAAAATCTTTAATTATTCTGCATCGAAATCAGCATCTGTATCAGCAGATACCTTTTCTCCTTCTTCTTTAGATTTTTCTTTATCAGCTTTTCTTTGAGACTGACCTTCTTTGATAGAATCAGAAACAATGCTCAAGATCATATCGATAGATTTAGAAGCATCATCGTTTCCTGGGATAACGAAGTCAACTTTTCTAGGGTCAGAGTTTGTATCAACGATACCGAAAACTGGAATACCAAGTTTCTTAGCTTCAGTTACCGCGATGTGTTCTCTTAAGATATCAACTACAAAGATTGCAGAAGGAAGTCTAACCATGTCAGAGATAGAACCTAAGTTTTTCTCTAAGTTAGCTCTTTGTCTGTCAACTTGTAATCTTTCTTTTTTAGATAAAGTTTCGAACGTACCGTCTTTTTTCATTTTGTCGATAGAGTTCATCTTCTTTACCGCCTTTCTGATAGTAACGAAGTTCGTTAACATACCACCTGGCCATCTTTCTGTAATATAAGGCATATTAAGTTCAGAAGCGTGTTTTGCAACCACTTCTTTCGCTTGCTTCTTAGTAGCTACGAAAAGAACTTTTTTACCTGCAGAAGTTAATTTTTCTAAAGCGCTGCACGCTTCATCTAATTTAACTGCTGTTTTATGTAAGTCTACAATGTGAATACCGTTCTTCTCCATAAAAATGTATGGAGCCATATTTGGATTCCACTTTCTAGTCATGTGACCGAAGTGTACGCCAGCCTCTAAAAGGTCTTTTACATTTGCTTTTGCCATGTTTTCTGTTTTTGTTAGTTTACTTTCCGTCTTTTAAACAATCAACAACTTCTTTAGATGGGAGAAGCGTTTGGATGCTAAACGTAACGGGCAATTTTTTTGTTTAGATAATAAATAGATTTCAGATATGAGATAACAGATTGAAAAAAATTCTGAAATCCGGTATCTTGAATCTGAAGTCTGAAATTAACGTTTTGAGAATTGGAATCTCTTTCTTGCTTTTTTCTGACCTGGCTTCTTTCTTTCCACCATTCTTGCGTCTCTTGTAAGTAAACCAGCTGGCTTTAATGCTAATCTGAACTCAGCGTTGATTTCGCATAAAGCTCTAGAAATACCTAATCTGATAGCTTCTGCCTGACCTGTATTACCACCACCGAAAACATTTACGGTAACGTCATACTGACCAACAGTCTCAGAAAGGATAAACGGTTGGTTTAATTTGTAAACCATCACGTCTGTAGAGAAATATTCTTTAGCATCTTTACCGTTTACTGTAATGTTTCCAGCACCTGGTCTTACATAAACTCTTGCTACAGAAGTTTTTCTTCTTCCGATTTTGTGAACTATAGACATAATTAATTATTTAAATTCGTTAACATTAATTGTTTTTGGCTGTTGAGCTTCATGTTTGTGCTCAGTTCCTTCATACAAATAAAGGTTCTTAAGGATAGCAGATCCTAATCTGTTTTTAGGTAACATACCTTTTACAGACTTCTCTAATACCTTTAAAGAATCTTTCTTTTGAAGTTCAGCCGCAGTCATAGACTTCTGTCCACCAGGATATCCTGTATGCCAGATATAAGTCTTATCAGCCCACTTGTTTCCGGAAAGCGTAATTTTCCCAGCATTCAAAACGATTACGTTATCACCACAATCTACGTGAGGTGTAAAATTCGTTTTGTGCTTACCTCTCAAAATCTTTGCAACCGTAGAAGCTAGTCTTCCTAACGGCTGTCCTTCAGCGTCTACCACAACCCATTCTTTATTAGCAGTAGCTTTGTTCGCTGAAACAGTTTTGTAACTTAATGTATTCACACGTTTTAGTTAAAGATTAAACATAATTTACCCCTAAAAGGGTGTGCAAAGGTACAAATTATTTTTGTAACCCAAAAACATATTTTATTTAATCTATAGAATATCGGATAATCAGCCCTCTAACAATAGATTTTAACACTATTTATACTTTTGGCATAAAACTTGTAAAATGTTGTGGCGATGAAAAAAAACGTTTAGAAGGTTCTGAAAACACAGATATGATAAAGCAAGAGTTTCTTCCCTCAACTCTTTCTTTATTACCTTTTCTCTACAAAACCGTAAAACTTAGCCTAGTTTCTTTTTGGCTAAAGTCATATTCTTAGGATGAGATACTTTACAAAACAGTTTAAGGGAATCAATACAAAATTATCCTTAAAGACAATAAATAGAGGAAGAAATTAATTAAAAATCTTTGTTTCCAAAAGCTTTAATAAAAAGATAAAAGCAAGCGCGATGATCATCGTGATCCAGGAAAACTCTTTTTTATCAGCTTTGAAGAAGGCCTTGATAACTTCTTTTAATTTAGCCGAGTCAAAACATAAGATAGCAATAATTAAAATCTGGTAATAAATAGCTGTACCCAATGCAGCTATTCCAAATATATAATCCTGAATGATAATGTTGATCAACATCGTTGATAGTAGAAAACATCCAAAAAACCTTGTCCTATTAAACAAAATCAGAATAGCTCCAACTACTTCAAAAAATCCGATAATAATTGGAAATGCTTTCGAATATCCATAAAAAATCCACATTATATCGTGCCCAGACATTGTATTCAATACAGTTCCCCCTTGATAGTCCGAAAACTGCAAAGGCTTACTCAATCCATAGATCAGCATAGACATAGAAACAGTAAGAACAATCATCCAATATATTAGATTAATGATTTTCTCTTTGGATATACGCATCATATTTTTTACATGGCTATTTATTTCAGATATAAACGATGTATACTCAGCATTTGTAAACAACTTTCAAATATTACATTCTTAAACTATCCGTTTCTCCAAATGTAAAAATATTATTCTACAGCTGAATATTTTTATGCAAAATATTCTAAGATAACAACAACTACCGTCCTTGTACGCTTAACTAATTCATTTTTTTTAGAATAAACCACCTCTCAACTTTAATTTTTCTTTAAGGATTTATTCAAAATACCATTAATATCATTATTTATTTCCTTAAATAATTATCTTTGTCGCACAAACAAGTACCATGAGCCACGGAAAAATCAGACAAGACAAAACCTGTCTCAATTGCGAGCATCAAGTAGAAGAAAGATTCTGCCCTCACTGCGGACAGGAAAATACTGAAAGAAGACAGCCTTTCTATTTTCTTTTTACCCATTTCATTGAAGACTTCACTCATTATGACGGTCAGTTCTGGGGAACTGTAAAAAATCTGTTATTTAAACCCGGTAGACTTACCAATACTTATCTGGAAGGGAAGAGACAGAAATTCGTTCCTCCAGTAAAACTCTATATTTTTATCAGTTTTATTACATTTTTCCTATTTGCCCTATTTCCTCCTT is a genomic window of Chryseobacterium nakagawai containing:
- a CDS encoding T9SS type B sorting domain-containing protein, which gives rise to MKKILSFLFIFHIFTSLFAQLDREHWFAPMIDRSGAPNPYQKLYLSTSRTTPFPVNIYNNNVLIGTVSISKNNPQKFDVLRNYIITTQQADLFTPTTKGLYLKAEFPFYANLRFSVFNHAEIITSKGIPSTGKSFFAASAPISVNNDILNFMTSILATEDNTTVSITGYSPLVQFSNGTTGATNPTINIALSKGQSYIIDGIGNNSGNFDGFIGAKITSNKPINVTNGNFNGQYAGNFPTSSDILMDQAVPVDRLGSEFALVKGNGSIGANMEGAVIIATQDNTQIYVNNELTPIATLNTGKYFVIPDTKYSLQGGGHYNLYIKTSKNAYVYQILAGDSNTGNEVATGGFNFIPSLNCYLPKQINELGLINENFVHSNINPSGVLNIPTKLNLVTEKGAIVTVNGGTPPASTGPYNMTGTNNWVTYGIPNVTGTITIVSSKAITAGITAGSDAVGYGGFFAGFPTQPVILKTGGSCIPGIELTIDPIIYDTYQWYRNGIAISGANSSSIAPTQSGYYTCSVTMGSCAPLVTEQYKVTNCMKLTTTSYDVCSSQTITPAFSNSTQTPVPSTVTITSPPALGTAVINPVTGIITYTVNTPGTAGNDTFTYTFCGNDPDFPDCETVTVNINIKAIIATNAVLFACDVNGKGTFNLTTASVTTNNPVTKTYYPTLADAQTENPAAQITTPNAYSAANGTIIYVVIKNALGCKSIAQITLSFYNKAIVPDNYNGTFCDDNFDGTVNITLTNITPIVLNNPNYFTVRYYANLADANAGNANTLANNWSYSTTTTIYIRVDSPDGCSPAVKPLQFSIGDRIKLASKAVIESVCDDDLDGIKTVNLSQFIPMFTVDPNVTFTFHGSLADAQNNSNPLASAVNITTPQTFYIRFEKNGVCPEVASIQITIKIPKTSPILTDQVICPKTNTTLNAGPGFDKYLWSTGATTPSITNVPAGSYWVELTANGCTYKQSVNVTEYTLPIITSIEIDGTTVKIGVSGGNPPYEYSLDGVVWQASNIFYDVPRGPHYVVVRDSKMCGEVKKEFAIINLINTITPNGDGRNEQIDYSALMSNENLVFRIFDRYGAEIFRGTRENRFTWDGRVGGRYTPTATYWYFISWTEYGSTVSIKYSSWLLVRHR
- a CDS encoding DUF6759 domain-containing protein is translated as MKKILLLLASVLFFSVYAQKKGKDYSQILKSNNIYEINAFLRDAHPDDPRRSVLKPRVMEMMKEYIKNAHPEDQKVKDMQEMLALLRRRPSTKITFDEMNAIIKQKQIAKYKAELAAKKSTETYTPSNAQNTFVVNTAANAAIPNAEAEEFNMLMNISPIEHQNKTVKILNSLFDNDPNAKECIILIQNQSDCNIIVRMESVGTIKYRLAVPAHKDNSIVVEKGQYLFTSLVCGAQYASQKTIQKPIMVALGSATTK
- the trmB gene encoding tRNA (guanosine(46)-N7)-methyltransferase TrmB, which codes for MGKNKLARFAENKILPNVIQPTREDALEGFELKGKWRENFFKNDNPIVLELGCGKGEYSVGLAKTFPEKNFIGIDIKGARFWFGAKEAVENGMTNVAFLRSQIELVDHFFAENEVDEIWITFPDPQIKYKRTKHRLTHPDFLARYKKFLKPGGIIHLKTDSEFLHGYTLGYLQGAGYEIITAHHDIYGAPEYDPNTPHLRDIQTYYEQLFSAKGKTITYIKFRIN
- a CDS encoding DUF6759 domain-containing protein; the encoded protein is MKKKFLTILFFTFLTPGFTSAQKGSKDILKSTNIKEIEEYLKTAHPDDPKKSVLKPKLIALKNSEWTKGAQTAKPMESRPIIADIPKNAMKDPNSNEAEEFRRLIAETSTEHREKTEQLLNTMLNEDITKKESILLFKNNSDCNIVLRIEGNDYYNLAVPAHGENFIIINKGSYTLNSNVCDMKYFSQKDIKRSIFVTIDNPGQPGAQQASATKAPSEKPLKKRKK
- a CDS encoding DUF6759 domain-containing protein produces the protein MKKLLVLTGISMILTSCSVNYGGYPIRNPYPTNTGGGSAANTEREYNELMKTHKPETAEVLSDLLNNDDPGNPRTSISVNNNSSCNMVLTISGNNFFKKIPIGAGKTGYTMVAKNQNYSLSGMVCNSRYQSSKFITTSYSITLRN
- a CDS encoding bacteriocin-like protein is translated as MKNLKKISRNALRTIKGGFKLCTQGCNTEIGEICCGVVCKVGEVLIPADPTIPTIVVCPKR
- the rpsB gene encoding 30S ribosomal protein S2; protein product: MAKANVKDLLEAGVHFGHMTRKWNPNMAPYIFMEKNGIHIVDLHKTAVKLDEACSALEKLTSAGKKVLFVATKKQAKEVVAKHASELNMPYITERWPGGMLTNFVTIRKAVKKMNSIDKMKKDGTFETLSKKERLQVDRQRANLEKNLGSISDMVRLPSAIFVVDILREHIAVTEAKKLGIPVFGIVDTNSDPRKVDFVIPGNDDASKSIDMILSIVSDSIKEGQSQRKADKEKSKEEGEKVSADTDADFDAE
- the rpsI gene encoding 30S ribosomal protein S9 → MSIVHKIGRRKTSVARVYVRPGAGNITVNGKDAKEYFSTDVMVYKLNQPFILSETVGQYDVTVNVFGGGNTGQAEAIRLGISRALCEINAEFRLALKPAGLLTRDARMVERKKPGQKKARKRFQFSKR
- the rplM gene encoding 50S ribosomal protein L13, whose protein sequence is MNTLSYKTVSANKATANKEWVVVDAEGQPLGRLASTVAKILRGKHKTNFTPHVDCGDNVIVLNAGKITLSGNKWADKTYIWHTGYPGGQKSMTAAELQKKDSLKVLEKSVKGMLPKNRLGSAILKNLYLYEGTEHKHEAQQPKTINVNEFK